CCATGCCCGTCACAGGCTTCGTGCGCGCCGCCTGGGCGCATTACTACCAACGCGACGCGGAGCTTGCCGCCGCGCTCAACGGCCTGCCCGGCACGAGCTTCGCGGTGACCGGCGCCAGGCCCGACCGCAATGCGGCGCTCCTCGCCGCCGGCGCCGATATCAGGCTCAGCCAGACCGTCAGCCTTGGCATGCGCGTCGACTCGGAACTGTCCGGGAACACAAGTCGCATCGGCGGCACCGCGCAGCTCAGGGTCAGCTTCTGAGCAGAGACGGCGCCAGATCTGATCGAGATCAGCGCTACGGCGCCACACAATGGCAGCCATCGGCATTTCGTGGAGCGGCCGCTCCCCACCCTCAGCTGTCCCATACAACGTCAGCTGTCGGGCACATTATCGAACGATAAAGCTCCAATTCCGCTGAGGCCGATCAGCGTCGCGGATGGGTGGTGGTCCCGGTCACGCGACCGCTGGAATCGCGGAACGTCATCGTCCCCTGGCTGTCGGTCGAGGCGCGCCCCGTCGTCCTGCCATCTGGGCCGTAGAAGTTCTGGTTGCCTTGGCTGTCGGTCGTTGAGCGGCCTGTGACGCGCCCGGAACTGTCGCGGAAGGTCTGCTGCGACTGCTGCGCCCCTGCATCGCCCGCCAGAGCTGCGAGCGTCAGGCCGGCGATGATTGGCCTGCCCCCATCAGGTGGCCCGGTTCTAATCTAATGCATGGTGGGCTTGTCGGCCACGGTTGAGATGGCCGGCGAAGCGGGTTGGGTTTTCGTAGGCGGCCAGACCACAGCGACCGGTGCTGGCGGCTTGTAGCCGAGCGAGGAGTGCGGGCGCCGGGTATTGTAGTGCTGACGCCAGCCCTCGATGACGATCCGAGCCTCGGCGAGGCTGTAGAACAGCTCGCCGCTCAGGAGTTCGTCGCGCAGCTTGGAGTTGAAGCTCTCGCAGTAGCCGTTCTCCCAAGGACTGCCAGGCTCGATAAAGGCTGTCTTCGCGCCGACCGCTGCGATCCAATCCCGCACTGCTTTGGCGACGAACTCGGGACCGTTGTCCGAACGAACATGCCCGGGCACGCCGCGCAGGATGAAAAGATCGGACAGGACATCGATGACGTCGGTGGCTTTGAGTTTCCGGTCGATCCGGATCGCAATGCATTCCCGGGTGAACTCGTCGATCACGTTCAGCATGCGGAATTTTCGACCGTTGTGGGTGCGATCCTCGACAAAGTCGTAGGACCAGACATGGTTGGGGTGTTCCGGCCGAAGCCGGATGCATGATCCGTCATTCAGCCAGAGACGGCCTTTCTTCGGTTGCCTGGCCGGCACCTTGAGCCCCTCCCGCCGCCAGATCCGCTCAACGCGTTTGACGTTCACCGCCCAACCGGCGGTCTCCAGCATGGCCGCGACCCGGCGGTAGCCGTAGCGGCCATACTGGGTGGCGAGCTCGACAATGTCGGCGGTCAGCGCCGCATCATCGACGCGACCCGTCGGCAGTTTCCTTTGCGTAGATCGATGCTGCCCCAGAACCCGGCACGCCAGCCGCTCCGACACGCCGAACTTTATCATGGCGTGGTCGATGCACCGGCGACGACGGGCGGGGCTCAGATGGGGTATTCGGGGCGCCTCGCGCGGTTGAAGCGGCGGCATAGTGGCGCTCCGATCCAACGCGGGAGTCCCACCATGAACCACCAGCACCATGTCGGCCTCGATGTCTCCGTGAAAGAGACCGCCATCTGCATCGTCGATCCGCACGGTAAGGTCGTGCACCGTACCACCGTCGAGAGCCATCCTGAGGTGATCTGCAAACACCTCATCGGTCTCGGCCACAGCTATGCTCGTATCGGCCTGGAGGCGGGGCCTCTCTCGCCATGGCTCTACGCCGGCCTGGTCGAAGCTGGGTTGCCGGCGATCTGCGTCGAAACCCGTCACATGCACGCCGCCCTTTCGGCGCGCATCAACAAGACCGACCGCAACGACGCGATGGGTATCGCTCAGATGATGCGTGTCGGCCTATTCAAGCCGGTCCACGTCAAGACGCCAGCCAGCCAGCAACGCCGCCTGCTCCTGACCTCGCGCAAATTGCTTCAGCGTAAGGCCTATGACATCGAGAGCGACCTACGAGGTCAGCTGCGCAATTTTGGCCTCAAGGTCGGTGTCGTGGGAGCTGCCGGCTTCGAGCAGCGCGTGCGAGACCTCGTGCTCGATCTGCCCTTCGTCGCGGCTGTGGTCCTACCGTTGCTGGAGGCTCGCTCCGCGTTGCGGACCCAACTCGCCAAGCTGCACAAGATGCTGCTGGACCAGGTCCGCATCGATCCGATCTGCCGACGGCTGATGACCGCACCCGGCGTTGGGCCGGTCGTGGCGCTGACCTACCGCACATGCGTCGACAACCCGGCCCGTTTCGGACGATCGCAATGCGTCGGGGCGCATTTCGGTCTGACGCCGCGGCTTTACCAGTCCGGTGAGACGATGCGGGGCGGGCGGGTCTCGAAGTGCGGGGACACGATGATGCGCGCTGCGCTCTATGAAGCCGCGCTCGTGCTGCTGACCAGCCCGCGCGGCCCGTGGTCCTCCCTGAAGGTCTGGGGGTTGGCCGTGGCCAAACGCCGAGGCATGCAGAAGGCGCTCGTGGCCGTCGCTCGCAAGCTGGCCATCGTGTTGCACCGCATGTGGCGCGACGAGACGGACTTCCGCTGGTCGGCCGCATCCGCCACGGCGGCCTGAGGCCCGCGCTTTAGCATCACGCAATACCGAGCTCCTCCGGCGTGGAGGGGGCCCTGCGGGGACGATGGGAGCGGGCGAGACCGAGGAAACTCGAGCGTCGGTTCTGCCGAGCGCGCGGCTTAGATGGCTCCGCCCACTCCCTCTGATCCCATCATGAGGCGGCACAGGCCGACCTCGGAGAGAAGCAAGAGCTCCGCAGGACCGTTCGCGCGCCGATCCAGGATGCGCACGCAAGGGAGTTGACCTATGAACCCCGAATAGAGAAGTAGTTTCCCGAGGCAGCTTCCTTGAGGATCAGCTTCTCCAACGTCAGATCCGAGACGGCTTTGCGCAGCCGCTCGTTCTCCTTCTCCAGATCCTTCAGACGCTTCACCTGGTCGGACTTCAGCCCGCCAAACTCCTTGCGCCAGCGATAATACGTGAACGCCGTCACGCTGATGGCCCGGATCGCCTCCGCGACCGGGCGCCCCTGGGACAACAGCACGTCGACCTGCCGCAGCTTCGCGACGATCTCTTCAGGCTTGTGCTTCTTCTGCGGCATCGCGGGCATCCTCCAAAGGCTCAAAAAGCCTACTTCAGGGAGGGCCACTTTTCAGGGGGCAGGCCAATCCCGAAAGACCTGCCGCCGCGCAATATTCACTGGATCACGAAGGAACCGTCAGCGGGTAGCCTTCGTAGTCCGCTAGTTCTGGAAGCATCGCTTCCAGAACGAAATCGACAAACGCGTTCGGGGCATCAAGAAAAAACTCTCGCTCTGAGTAAGCGTCGACGTGCGCTGCAAGGCCTCGTTCCTGCAGCCAGGTTGCCAGACGTTCAAGGTCAGCCCTGGGGGTGACACTCAGGAAGGCGATCTGCGAACGCCGTTTGTCGTCGTCACGGTGGGATATCTCGCTGCGGCTGAACTGTAGGTCAACATTCGCGTCTGCTTGCCGCATCCATATCGACCGTTCGGTGCGGCGCAGTGTTGCAAACCCCAGGCAACTTGCAAACATCTCGACAACGGTCTCAAAGCACTTATCCGAAAGTCGGTTCGCAACATGGTTCAGTTTCATTCCGCCGCCTCCATAACTCGCCAGCTCAATGCGCGGAACTGTCGGACATTCATTTGATTCCGATTTGTGCTCGTTGGGATTTCCGTGTGTTCACGCTGATTTGAGAGGATTGCGCGCAACCCGAGGTTCTTGCGGGTATCCAGCTGGGACTCCAAAAGTGGGTTGTCTTAGTAAAGTTTGGAAATATAAGTATTGCCTACCGTTAGAATAGGTTTTATCGGAATGTTTGATTTCA
Above is a genomic segment from Bosea sp. NBC_00550 containing:
- a CDS encoding IS110 family transposase, translated to MNHQHHVGLDVSVKETAICIVDPHGKVVHRTTVESHPEVICKHLIGLGHSYARIGLEAGPLSPWLYAGLVEAGLPAICVETRHMHAALSARINKTDRNDAMGIAQMMRVGLFKPVHVKTPASQQRRLLLTSRKLLQRKAYDIESDLRGQLRNFGLKVGVVGAAGFEQRVRDLVLDLPFVAAVVLPLLEARSALRTQLAKLHKMLLDQVRIDPICRRLMTAPGVGPVVALTYRTCVDNPARFGRSQCVGAHFGLTPRLYQSGETMRGGRVSKCGDTMMRAALYEAALVLLTSPRGPWSSLKVWGLAVAKRRGMQKALVAVARKLAIVLHRMWRDETDFRWSAASATAA